From the genome of Blautia pseudococcoides, one region includes:
- a CDS encoding alpha-N-arabinofuranosidase, producing MAKLYVNEKKVQGHINPEIYGHFSEHLGRCIYEGLYVGEDSPIPNVKGMRTDVVEALKEMKVPVLRWPGGCFADEYHWKDGIGPKENRKKMINTHWGGVVEDNSFGTHEFFELCSQLGCKTYVNGNVGSGTVQEMSEWVEYITFDGVSPMADLRKENGHEKPWKIDYFGVGNENWGCGGNMTPEYYGNLYRRYQTYVRSYNNENPIQKVCCGANVADYFWTEGVLNTCFAQPQPGNHKDKGFMDMLSLHYYVHPEGWEIKGSATDFDEKIWYKSLNKALYMEELINRHGAIMDKYDPEKRIGMAVDEWGCWFNVEPGTNPGFLYQQNTMRDALVAGLTLDIFNKHCDRVKMACLAQIVNVLQSVILTEGEKMLLTPTYHVFHMYRTHQDAELVESYIADNKTAEGSDGEYEVPKLHESVSMDKDGILTLTLNNLSVTDSEKVETTFAELNPTDVTAAILTQDMNAHNTFENPDHVKEEPFHKFTVTEKGLSFTIPPCSIVSFRIK from the coding sequence ATGGCAAAGTTGTATGTAAATGAGAAAAAAGTACAGGGACATATCAATCCGGAGATTTACGGGCATTTCTCTGAACATCTGGGAAGATGTATCTATGAAGGACTTTATGTGGGAGAAGATTCGCCCATTCCCAATGTGAAAGGTATGAGAACGGATGTGGTGGAAGCGCTGAAAGAGATGAAAGTACCTGTGCTCCGCTGGCCGGGCGGCTGTTTTGCCGATGAATATCACTGGAAAGACGGAATCGGACCAAAAGAAAATAGAAAAAAAATGATCAACACCCACTGGGGAGGCGTAGTGGAAGACAACAGCTTCGGAACTCATGAGTTCTTTGAACTGTGCAGTCAGCTTGGCTGCAAGACCTATGTCAACGGCAATGTAGGCAGTGGGACGGTACAGGAAATGAGCGAGTGGGTGGAGTATATTACCTTTGACGGTGTTTCTCCCATGGCGGATCTGAGAAAAGAAAACGGGCATGAGAAACCGTGGAAAATTGACTATTTTGGTGTGGGTAATGAAAACTGGGGATGCGGTGGAAATATGACACCGGAGTATTATGGGAACCTGTACCGCAGATATCAGACCTATGTTCGCAGCTATAATAATGAAAATCCTATTCAGAAAGTATGCTGTGGAGCCAATGTAGCAGACTATTTCTGGACAGAAGGCGTATTAAACACCTGTTTTGCCCAGCCACAGCCTGGAAATCATAAGGATAAGGGCTTTATGGATATGCTGTCCCTTCATTACTATGTTCATCCCGAAGGCTGGGAAATCAAAGGAAGCGCCACGGACTTTGACGAGAAAATATGGTACAAGAGTCTGAATAAAGCGCTATATATGGAAGAGCTGATCAACCGCCACGGGGCAATTATGGACAAATATGACCCGGAGAAGAGGATTGGAATGGCAGTGGACGAGTGGGGCTGCTGGTTCAATGTTGAACCGGGCACCAATCCCGGATTCCTCTACCAGCAGAATACCATGCGGGATGCCCTGGTAGCAGGCCTGACTCTGGATATTTTTAATAAACACTGTGACAGGGTAAAAATGGCATGTCTGGCCCAGATTGTAAACGTGCTCCAGTCCGTGATCCTTACAGAAGGAGAAAAAATGCTCCTGACACCAACGTACCACGTATTCCACATGTACCGCACGCACCAGGACGCAGAATTGGTAGAGAGCTACATCGCAGACAACAAAACGGCTGAAGGTTCAGACGGAGAGTACGAAGTACCAAAACTTCACGAGTCTGTATCCATGGACAAAGACGGAATCCTGACTCTGACCCTGAACAACCTGTCAGTTACAGACAGTGAAAAAGTAGAAACCACATTCGCTGAACTCAACCCAACAGATGTTACAGCGGCCATCCTGACTCAGGATATGAATGCCCACAACACGTTCGAGAATCCTGATCATGTAAAAGAAGAGCCTTTTCACAAATTCACAGTAACAGAGAAAGGACTTTCCTTTACCATTCCGCCCTGCAGCATTGTTTCCTTTAGAATAAAGTAG
- the asnA gene encoding aspartate--ammonia ligase, with translation MGKVTIPENYQSCLSSYETQEAIGIIKNLMQKKLCLALNLKRVTAPVFVDPASGLNDDLNGVERPVTFDIPDADMNAQVVHSLAKWKRMALYRYDFHVGKGILCDMNAIRRDEELDNLHSAYVDQWDWEKIITAEDRTIDYLKDTVTRIVNSICNALEEVKYHYEILDTELCREVSFITSQELEDKYPDLTPKERENAYAKEKKTIFIMQIGDLLKSGEKHDGRAPDYDDWKLNGDLLFWHEPLQCAMEISSMGIRVDAKTLSEQLEKAGCSQRRELTFHKMLLNNELPLTIGGGIGQSRVCMLLLKKIHVGEVQSSIWDEATLTACGEAGVEIL, from the coding sequence ATGGGAAAAGTAACAATACCAGAGAACTATCAATCATGCTTATCCAGTTATGAGACACAGGAAGCGATTGGTATCATCAAGAATCTGATGCAGAAAAAACTATGTTTGGCTTTAAATCTGAAAAGAGTGACAGCGCCGGTTTTCGTAGATCCGGCTTCCGGTCTGAATGATGATCTGAACGGTGTGGAGCGCCCTGTAACATTTGACATCCCGGATGCAGATATGAACGCCCAGGTGGTGCATTCCCTGGCAAAATGGAAACGCATGGCTCTTTACCGCTACGATTTCCATGTAGGAAAAGGAATCCTCTGCGATATGAATGCCATCCGCAGGGACGAGGAGCTTGACAACCTGCATTCCGCTTACGTGGACCAGTGGGACTGGGAGAAGATCATCACAGCAGAGGACAGGACCATAGATTACCTGAAGGATACTGTGACCAGGATCGTTAATTCCATCTGTAATGCGCTGGAAGAGGTGAAGTACCATTATGAGATTCTGGACACAGAGCTGTGCCGTGAGGTATCCTTTATCACTTCCCAGGAACTGGAGGATAAGTATCCCGACCTGACTCCGAAAGAGAGGGAGAATGCCTACGCAAAAGAGAAGAAAACTATTTTCATCATGCAGATTGGTGATCTGCTGAAATCAGGGGAAAAACACGACGGGCGTGCGCCGGACTATGATGACTGGAAGTTGAACGGCGACCTTTTGTTCTGGCATGAGCCGCTCCAGTGTGCTATGGAGATCTCTTCCATGGGAATCCGTGTGGATGCAAAAACTTTGAGCGAACAGCTTGAAAAAGCCGGCTGCAGCCAGAGAAGGGAGCTGACTTTCCATAAAATGCTTTTAAATAACGAATTGCCCCTGACCATCGGCGGAGGCATTGGCCAGTCCAGAGTGTGTATGCTCCTTCTGAAGAAAATACATGTGGGTGAGGTACAGTCCTCCATCTGGGATGAAGCCACCCTGACTGCCTGCGGTGAAGCAGGAGTTGAAATTTTATAA
- a CDS encoding ABC transporter substrate-binding protein, producing MKKKLVSALLVTTMAVSLLAGCGGDKASSAGTDGAGAEDTQDAGADAEGEDGEAEPEAVTTVGPDSGTKMEMWSFVELHNTFYAQMLEKWNEENPDRQIQMTFTTYPFADMHNKMIMALQTGEGAPDLCDIERGQFPNFLQGEVQLYPLNDALEPYMGDLVQSRFDIYSKDDNYYGAPTHVGATVMFYNDELLSQYGVDYTTIKTWDDYTAAAETLKEASNGEVKMTSVDTGGTDWMWLAMAEYGDDQVDKDGKAVIPESMEKMLTMQQGWLDDELAMVSPDGHVDLEAGFQNILDGNIASFPKALWYMSRFLDYMPEESGKWAMAPCPVFEEGQPRSVGIGGTGTVVTNQSSDPELAADFIAYAKCSEEGCKGIWENLGFDVCNTAVWEDTSITQDTSNKFIAFFKTNPFDVLNEVKDEIAAITVNENTFTLGDYMCTTTLNNVLQDGMDVKEAIQDAQDYVDLEQDIN from the coding sequence ATGAAGAAGAAATTAGTCAGTGCATTATTGGTTACAACTATGGCAGTAAGTCTCCTGGCCGGATGCGGAGGAGATAAGGCAAGTTCTGCGGGGACAGACGGCGCAGGCGCAGAGGATACACAGGACGCAGGGGCAGATGCGGAAGGGGAAGACGGCGAAGCAGAGCCGGAAGCAGTTACCACAGTAGGACCAGATTCAGGAACAAAGATGGAGATGTGGTCTTTCGTCGAACTGCACAACACGTTCTACGCACAGATGCTGGAAAAATGGAATGAGGAAAATCCTGACAGACAGATTCAGATGACCTTCACTACATATCCATTTGCTGATATGCACAACAAGATGATCATGGCGCTTCAGACAGGGGAAGGTGCGCCGGATCTGTGCGATATTGAGAGAGGCCAGTTCCCCAACTTCCTTCAGGGTGAAGTACAGCTTTATCCGCTGAATGATGCTCTTGAGCCTTATATGGGAGATTTGGTGCAGTCACGTTTTGATATCTATTCCAAAGATGACAATTACTATGGCGCTCCTACTCATGTTGGTGCTACTGTTATGTTCTATAACGATGAACTGTTATCACAGTACGGAGTTGACTATACAACAATTAAGACCTGGGATGACTATACTGCAGCTGCAGAGACATTGAAAGAGGCATCAAACGGCGAGGTGAAGATGACTTCTGTGGATACAGGCGGTACAGACTGGATGTGGCTGGCAATGGCTGAGTATGGTGATGATCAGGTGGATAAGGACGGCAAAGCTGTGATTCCGGAATCCATGGAGAAAATGCTTACCATGCAGCAGGGATGGCTGGACGATGAACTGGCTATGGTTTCTCCGGACGGACATGTTGATCTGGAAGCGGGATTCCAGAACATTCTGGACGGCAACATTGCTTCTTTCCCGAAAGCTTTATGGTATATGAGCCGTTTCCTGGATTACATGCCTGAGGAATCCGGCAAATGGGCTATGGCTCCCTGCCCGGTATTTGAAGAGGGACAGCCTCGTTCCGTTGGTATCGGCGGTACAGGTACAGTTGTGACCAACCAGTCCTCTGATCCGGAACTGGCAGCAGACTTTATCGCCTATGCAAAATGCTCAGAAGAAGGCTGTAAGGGAATCTGGGAGAACCTTGGATTTGATGTCTGCAACACTGCAGTATGGGAAGATACAAGCATTACACAGGATACCAGCAACAAGTTCATTGCATTCTTTAAGACAAACCCATTCGATGTTCTGAATGAGGTAAAAGATGAGATTGCAGCTATTACCGTAAATGAAAATACGTTTACATTAGGTGACTACATGTGCACAACTACCCTGAACAATGTGCTTCAGGATGGTATGGATGTGAAAGAGGCGATCCAGGATGCGCAGGATTACGTTGATTTGGAGCAGGATATAAACTGA
- a CDS encoding MATE family efflux transporter has protein sequence MKQKTIDMTRGKPAGIIVSFALPLMLGNVFQQLYTVMDSVIVGRGVGVEALAALGTSDWLSFTAMGGITGVAQGFSVLIAQCFGAKDEKRLKKAVAMSVWTGSLITLLIMALFIGNLSGLLDMLRVPSNIRQQAYNYLQILMFGLVATALYNLCSGILRAMGDSRTPLRAMIGASAVNIILDLIFVLVFHWGVEGAALGTVLAQVCSGTICFIQLKKYGIWNIERADWKWDWDMAKHLLGLGIPVAFQNVIIGFGGIVIQYVINGFGLLYVAGFTATNKLYGLLELAAVSFGYATSSFVGQNLGAGEYGRIREGVRASVKISVGIAVAIGAVLLLFGRSILKIFISQGASNASEVLTIAYNYLAVMGATLIILYLLHIYRSALQGMGDTLIPMCSGIAELVMRILIALLLPLLIGKEGIYFAETGAWLGAMVILVVAYRKRIRRLDQSVSCLTSRNI, from the coding sequence ATGAAACAAAAGACAATAGATATGACAAGGGGGAAGCCGGCAGGTATCATTGTATCCTTTGCCCTTCCCCTCATGCTGGGAAATGTATTCCAGCAGCTATATACCGTAATGGACAGTGTGATCGTAGGCAGGGGAGTAGGGGTGGAAGCCCTGGCTGCCCTGGGGACATCGGACTGGCTTAGTTTTACTGCCATGGGCGGGATCACAGGCGTGGCCCAGGGTTTTTCCGTGCTGATCGCCCAGTGCTTCGGAGCGAAAGATGAAAAACGTCTGAAGAAAGCAGTGGCCATGTCTGTGTGGACCGGGAGTCTGATCACCCTGCTTATCATGGCACTCTTTATCGGCAATCTGTCAGGACTGCTTGACATGCTGCGTGTACCGTCAAACATTCGGCAGCAGGCCTACAATTATCTGCAGATCCTCATGTTCGGACTTGTGGCAACGGCGCTTTACAACCTCTGTTCCGGGATCCTCCGTGCCATGGGGGACAGCCGGACGCCCCTTCGGGCCATGATAGGTGCCTCCGCTGTGAATATTATATTGGACCTTATCTTTGTCCTGGTATTTCACTGGGGAGTGGAGGGGGCTGCCCTGGGAACCGTGCTGGCCCAGGTGTGCTCCGGCACCATCTGCTTTATCCAACTGAAAAAATACGGTATCTGGAACATAGAGCGGGCAGACTGGAAATGGGACTGGGATATGGCAAAGCACCTGCTGGGCCTTGGGATTCCCGTGGCTTTCCAAAATGTGATCATCGGTTTCGGCGGCATTGTCATCCAGTATGTCATCAACGGATTCGGCCTTTTATACGTGGCCGGTTTTACAGCTACCAATAAGCTGTACGGCCTTCTGGAGCTGGCGGCAGTCTCCTTCGGCTACGCCACATCCTCTTTTGTGGGGCAGAATCTGGGCGCGGGGGAATACGGCAGGATCAGGGAAGGTGTGCGTGCCTCAGTCAAAATATCCGTAGGGATCGCGGTGGCGATCGGTGCGGTCCTCCTTCTTTTCGGGCGCAGCATTCTGAAAATATTTATCTCCCAAGGGGCATCCAATGCATCAGAGGTGCTGACCATTGCATATAATTATCTGGCGGTCATGGGGGCAACGCTGATCATCCTTTATCTGCTCCACATCTACCGCTCTGCCCTGCAGGGCATGGGTGACACGCTCATTCCCATGTGCTCCGGGATTGCAGAGCTGGTCATGAGAATCCTCATTGCTCTGCTGCTGCCTCTTTTAATAGGAAAAGAAGGTATTTATTTTGCCGAGACAGGTGCCTGGCTGGGCGCTATGGTCATCCTCGTAGTGGCGTACAGAAAGCGGATCAGGCGGCTGGATCAGAGTGTGTCATGCCTCACTTCGCGGAATATTTGA
- the larB gene encoding nickel pincer cofactor biosynthesis protein LarB — MEIQEILQQVKNGEMSMEDAEGMLKKLPYEDLGYAKLDHHRKVRSGFGEVVFCSGKATDHLVGIYQHFYQQDGCVLGTRAREDQYLAVKEVLPQVQYDPLSHILVIEKEGAVKEGCVAVCTGGTSDIPVAEEAARTAEYFGASVERIYDVGVAGIHRLLSQQDRLRHANAIVAVAGMEGALAGVVAGLVEVPVIAVPTSIGYGANFGGLSALLTMLNSCAEGISVVNIDNGFGGGYMGAQINRLICRK; from the coding sequence ATGGAGATACAGGAAATATTGCAACAGGTGAAAAACGGAGAGATGTCCATGGAGGATGCGGAGGGGATGCTGAAGAAGCTTCCTTATGAGGATCTGGGCTATGCCAAGCTGGACCACCACCGCAAAGTCCGTTCCGGTTTTGGGGAGGTGGTATTCTGCTCCGGCAAGGCCACAGACCATCTGGTAGGCATTTACCAGCATTTTTATCAGCAGGACGGCTGTGTTCTGGGCACCAGGGCCAGGGAGGACCAGTATCTTGCCGTGAAAGAAGTGCTCCCCCAGGTTCAGTATGACCCCCTCTCCCATATACTTGTCATTGAGAAAGAAGGGGCTGTGAAGGAGGGATGCGTGGCGGTCTGTACTGGCGGCACATCCGATATTCCGGTGGCTGAGGAGGCTGCCAGAACAGCGGAATATTTCGGCGCCAGCGTGGAGCGTATCTACGATGTAGGTGTAGCCGGAATCCACCGCCTTCTCTCGCAGCAGGACCGCCTGCGCCATGCAAACGCCATTGTGGCAGTGGCCGGAATGGAAGGCGCCCTGGCCGGTGTGGTTGCAGGCCTTGTGGAGGTTCCGGTCATAGCAGTCCCCACCTCCATTGGCTATGGGGCCAACTTCGGCGGCCTGTCAGCCCTTCTCACCATGCTGAATTCCTGCGCGGAGGGAATATCCGTGGTAAATATAGACAATGGTTTCGGCGGAGGGTACATGGGTGCCCAGATCAACCGATTGATATGCAGAAAATAG
- a CDS encoding DUF6783 domain-containing protein, whose translation MYKCSACRTCAPKCGVQIVGMDFQTHSKVQPSAALFHCIRYKKTHSL comes from the coding sequence TTGTATAAATGTTCAGCATGCCGGACCTGCGCGCCAAAGTGTGGCGTGCAGATTGTCGGAATGGATTTTCAGACACACTCTAAAGTGCAGCCGTCTGCGGCGCTCTTCCACTGCATCCGGTACAAAAAAACGCACAGCCTGTAG
- a CDS encoding carbohydrate ABC transporter permease, with the protein MSAVSSEKSKMGMKKKNTILSVISTAFFAVLGFIVVFPLIAGVLASFRPGRELIRRGLSVNLDFSSMTLSNYTYLFSGNADSKKYFMWFKNSLVLTVVTVVLTLLICYLVAYGLSMYEFKLKNVLFFLVIATMMVPFEILMLPLYQEMIDLKLMNTSAGVILPGICGASTVFFFRQYMIGLPKELLDAGRIDGATEYGICFKIMLPITKPAFAAMTILCAMGAWNNMLWPMMIFRDADKFTLPIGLNTLLTPYGNNYDVLIAGSMFAIIPIFVIFLCFQRYFIEGLTTGAVKG; encoded by the coding sequence ATGAGTGCAGTTTCCTCTGAGAAAAGTAAGATGGGTATGAAAAAGAAGAATACGATCCTATCCGTGATATCAACTGCTTTTTTTGCGGTATTGGGATTTATCGTGGTGTTTCCCCTGATCGCGGGAGTTCTGGCGTCTTTCAGGCCCGGGCGAGAATTGATCCGGAGAGGCCTCAGCGTTAATCTTGATTTTTCATCTATGACGCTCAGCAATTATACATACCTGTTTTCCGGGAACGCAGATTCCAAAAAATATTTTATGTGGTTCAAGAACAGTTTGGTACTGACGGTTGTGACCGTGGTGCTGACACTGCTCATCTGTTATCTGGTAGCGTATGGGCTCTCCATGTATGAGTTTAAGTTGAAAAATGTTCTTTTTTTCCTGGTAATAGCCACTATGATGGTGCCATTTGAAATCCTTATGCTTCCGCTGTATCAGGAAATGATCGATCTGAAACTGATGAATACTTCCGCAGGTGTTATATTGCCCGGTATATGCGGTGCGTCCACGGTGTTTTTCTTCCGGCAGTATATGATCGGCCTGCCAAAAGAACTGCTGGATGCAGGAAGAATTGACGGGGCTACAGAATACGGGATCTGTTTTAAGATTATGCTTCCTATTACAAAACCGGCGTTTGCAGCCATGACGATCCTCTGTGCTATGGGGGCATGGAATAATATGCTGTGGCCTATGATGATTTTCCGGGATGCTGACAAATTTACGCTGCCCATTGGCTTGAATACACTGCTCACACCTTATGGCAACAACTATGATGTGCTGATCGCTGGGTCTATGTTTGCGATTATTCCTATATTTGTCATATTCCTTTGCTTCCAGAGATATTTTATAGAAGGTCTTACGACAGGCGCTGTTAAGGGCTGA
- a CDS encoding carbohydrate ABC transporter permease: MRKFKKFFYSQKAAPWVFVLPFILSFAIFWIYPLFSAFKMSFQSIKPGQIEWVGISNYTKLLRDSAFHIALKNSATYMIGTLLLLIPFPMLFAVLMDSRLVKAKGLWKAILYIPALTSVVISGTLFRLMFSEYSTGQMNVLMELLGKAPVAWLKNGTTGMIALLILACWRWTGVNMLYFVSGLKGIDGALYESADIDGANSWQKFRYVTLPLLKPTSIYVLTISVYAGLAMFLESFMLWNGNSSPKNIGLTIVGYLYKRGIERNQMGYAAAVGVVLLVIALIINFVQLILNGTFKKEER; this comes from the coding sequence ATGAGAAAATTTAAGAAATTCTTCTATTCCCAGAAGGCCGCTCCATGGGTGTTCGTATTGCCATTCATTCTGAGTTTCGCCATATTCTGGATATATCCGCTGTTTAGCGCATTTAAGATGAGCTTCCAGTCCATAAAACCGGGACAGATTGAGTGGGTAGGGATTTCCAACTATACAAAACTGCTGCGTGACAGTGCATTTCATATTGCGCTGAAGAACAGTGCCACATACATGATCGGAACGCTGCTTCTGCTGATTCCGTTTCCCATGCTTTTTGCTGTGCTGATGGACAGCCGTCTGGTGAAGGCAAAGGGCCTGTGGAAAGCCATTCTTTACATACCGGCTTTGACCAGTGTGGTGATTTCAGGTACTTTGTTCCGTCTGATGTTCTCTGAGTATTCCACAGGACAAATGAATGTGCTGATGGAATTGTTGGGAAAAGCGCCTGTAGCCTGGCTGAAAAATGGGACAACGGGTATGATCGCCCTATTGATCCTGGCCTGCTGGCGGTGGACCGGAGTCAATATGCTCTATTTTGTGTCGGGCCTTAAAGGAATTGATGGCGCCCTGTATGAGTCGGCGGATATTGACGGCGCTAATTCCTGGCAGAAATTCCGTTATGTGACACTGCCTCTTTTAAAACCCACATCAATTTATGTTTTGACGATCAGTGTATATGCCGGACTGGCAATGTTCCTGGAATCATTCATGTTGTGGAACGGAAACTCCTCACCGAAAAATATCGGCCTTACTATTGTAGGGTATTTGTACAAGAGGGGGATTGAGAGAAATCAGATGGGATATGCAGCAGCGGTTGGTGTGGTGCTTTTGGTGATTGCACTTATTATCAACTTTGTACAGTTAATATTAAATGGCACATTTAAGAAGGAGGAGAGATGA
- the arfA gene encoding arabinosylfuranosidase ArfA gives MSRRAKMVLDKEFRIAPVDKRIYGSFIEHLGRAVYEGIYQPGHPAADKDGFRQDVIQLVKELDVPIIRYPGGNFVSNFYWEDSVGPVAKRPHRLELAWRSLEKNEVGLNEFSKWAKQVSSEVMMAVNLGTRGISDACNLLEYCNHPSGTKYSDLRVSHGVKDPHNIKVWCLGNEMDGPWQIGHKTMEEYGRLAEETAKAMRLIDPSIELVSCGSSNRDMPTFPDWEAVTLSHTYDYVDYISMHQYYGNRDNDSNDYLAQSDDMDDFIRTIISTCDYVKAKKRSKKVMNLSFDEWNVWFHSNAADDDITENHPWQVAPPMLEDIYNFEDALLVGLMLITLIKHADRVKMACLAQLVNVIAPIMTDAAGGAWKQTIFYPFMHASKYGRGEALLPVMNSTKHATANHDEITDVESVAVYNEEADEVTIFAVNRNLEEDVELQSDVRSFEGYRILEHIVLENEDLKAVNGLGMERVAPVNADDRSKLDGGIITSVLKKASWNVIRLGK, from the coding sequence ATGAGCAGACGCGCAAAAATGGTGCTGGATAAGGAATTTCGTATCGCACCTGTAGACAAAAGAATTTATGGTTCCTTCATTGAGCATCTGGGACGTGCCGTGTACGAAGGCATTTATCAGCCGGGACATCCGGCGGCGGACAAAGACGGGTTCCGTCAGGACGTGATACAGCTTGTAAAAGAGCTGGATGTGCCCATCATCCGCTATCCGGGCGGTAATTTTGTATCCAATTTTTACTGGGAAGATTCCGTAGGCCCTGTTGCCAAGCGCCCTCACCGTCTGGAGCTGGCCTGGAGAAGCCTGGAGAAAAATGAGGTTGGCCTCAATGAATTTTCAAAATGGGCAAAACAGGTGAGTTCAGAGGTGATGATGGCAGTGAACCTGGGCACAAGAGGGATCTCCGATGCCTGCAATCTGCTGGAATACTGCAACCACCCTTCAGGGACAAAATACAGTGACCTGCGTGTCAGCCACGGCGTAAAAGATCCGCACAACATTAAAGTATGGTGCCTGGGCAATGAGATGGACGGTCCGTGGCAGATTGGCCACAAGACCATGGAAGAGTACGGACGTCTGGCTGAGGAAACGGCAAAGGCTATGCGGCTCATTGACCCCAGCATTGAACTGGTATCCTGCGGAAGCTCCAACCGGGATATGCCCACCTTCCCGGACTGGGAGGCAGTGACACTGTCCCATACATATGATTATGTGGATTACATTTCCATGCACCAGTATTACGGCAACAGGGACAATGACAGCAATGATTATCTGGCCCAGTCTGATGATATGGATGACTTTATCCGCACTATCATCTCCACCTGCGACTATGTGAAAGCTAAAAAACGCAGCAAAAAGGTCATGAATCTGAGCTTTGACGAATGGAATGTGTGGTTCCACTCCAATGCAGCGGATGATGATATCACGGAAAACCATCCGTGGCAGGTGGCACCGCCTATGCTGGAGGACATCTACAACTTTGAGGATGCCCTGCTTGTAGGCCTGATGCTCATCACTTTGATCAAGCACGCGGACCGTGTGAAAATGGCATGTCTTGCGCAGCTTGTAAATGTGATCGCCCCCATTATGACAGATGCGGCAGGCGGTGCCTGGAAACAGACCATTTTCTATCCGTTCATGCACGCTTCCAAATACGGACGCGGCGAGGCACTTCTGCCGGTTATGAACAGCACAAAACATGCCACAGCAAATCACGATGAGATCACAGACGTGGAGTCCGTAGCTGTCTACAATGAGGAGGCAGATGAGGTGACCATCTTTGCCGTGAACCGTAATCTGGAGGAAGACGTGGAGCTTCAGTCAGATGTAAGAAGCTTTGAGGGATACCGGATCCTGGAGCACATTGTTCTGGAAAATGAGGACCTGAAAGCAGTAAACGGTCTTGGAATGGAAAGGGTAGCCCCCGTAAATGCGGATGACCGCAGCAAACTGGACGGCGGCATCATCACCAGTGTACTGAAAAAAGCATCCTGGAATGTGATCCGTCTTGGAAAATAG
- a CDS encoding ArsR/SmtB family transcription factor yields MLHIKSLEEGLNIFKALGSEIRVEIIKILLKSDGMNMNELAQHLKITNGALTSHIRKLEEAGLISVVNETASHGNQKKCSVLLDKILIDFEPQTENANIFNASVKVGHYSDFQVTPTCGLASATNMIGEMDDVRYFAHPDHYEADILWFTQGYVEYMIPNFIPPAQKIDQIAISMEICSEAPSFNPNWPSDISFYLNDVKIGSWISPGDFGDVPGTFTPTWWLSSLNQYGLLKFLVINDKGTFIDGKQISDVGIRSFNLTSQSLLRLKLAVEKDAKHVGGLTIFGKNFGNYSQDIDVQISYSAIEG; encoded by the coding sequence ATGCTGCACATTAAATCACTAGAAGAAGGACTGAATATTTTCAAAGCCCTTGGCTCTGAAATAAGAGTTGAAATCATCAAGATTCTGCTTAAAAGCGATGGCATGAACATGAACGAGCTTGCTCAACACCTGAAAATCACCAACGGTGCCCTCACCAGCCATATCCGGAAGCTGGAAGAAGCAGGTCTGATCTCTGTCGTAAACGAAACCGCATCCCATGGGAACCAGAAAAAATGCTCGGTGCTCCTGGATAAAATATTGATCGACTTTGAACCGCAGACAGAAAATGCCAACATCTTTAATGCTTCCGTCAAAGTGGGCCATTACTCCGATTTCCAGGTAACTCCCACCTGCGGCCTGGCCTCTGCCACCAATATGATAGGGGAGATGGATGATGTCCGTTATTTCGCTCATCCGGACCATTATGAGGCGGATATTCTCTGGTTCACGCAGGGATATGTTGAGTATATGATTCCCAATTTCATCCCGCCGGCACAGAAAATTGACCAAATTGCCATCTCTATGGAAATCTGCTCGGAAGCCCCCAGCTTTAATCCCAACTGGCCCTCCGATATTTCTTTCTATCTGAATGACGTCAAGATCGGTTCCTGGATATCTCCCGGAGATTTCGGAGATGTTCCAGGCACCTTCACACCTACCTGGTGGCTGTCCAGCCTGAATCAATATGGTCTGCTGAAGTTCCTGGTCATCAATGACAAAGGAACCTTCATAGATGGAAAACAGATTTCTGATGTGGGAATCCGCAGCTTCAACCTCACGTCTCAAAGCCTGCTGCGGCTGAAGCTGGCAGTAGAAAAAGATGCAAAGCATGTGGGTGGACTGACTATCTTCGGCAAAAATTTTGGAAATTACAGTCAGGATATTGATGTACAGATTTCGTATAGCGCCATAGAAGGATAA